In Ochotona princeps isolate mOchPri1 chromosome 31, mOchPri1.hap1, whole genome shotgun sequence, a single window of DNA contains:
- the TMEM252 gene encoding transmembrane protein 252: MRNRTGLLLGVFVLLTGFLMICLGAFFIASGSVFSCWGSQMLAYLLLPLGFGVLLSGIFWSTCRQASKSKGVFSHVLGQHLVQVAPSLVTVDRPDFYPPAYEESTDMAKWSHSTDTEVSRGPPPQYTERSLEFVRENEVHAEAPPAYEESRPAWSPLQSLSATPGHARGTVIRQTLALSGEAC; this comes from the exons ATGCGGAACAGAACTGGGCTACTTCTAGGAGTCTTTGTGCTCCTTACTGGTTTCTTGATGATCTGCCTGGGAGCTTTCTTCATTGCTTCAGGCTCCGTTTTCAGCTGCTGGGGAAGCCAGATGCTGGCATATTTGCTCCTGCCTCTGGGATTTGGGGTCCTTCTGAGTGGAATTTTCTGGAGCACCTGCCGCCAAGCAAGCAAAAGCAAAGGGGTGTTCAGCCATGTACTTGGACAACACCTTGTTCAGGTGGCCCCCTCCCTGGTCACAGTGGACAG GCCAGACTTTTACCCTCCTGCTTACGAAGAGAGCACCGACATGGCGAAATGGAGTCATTCCACGGATACAGAGGTCTCGCGTGGCCCCCCACCGCAGTACACGGAGAGGAGCCTTGAGTTCGTGCGTGAGAATGAGGTCCACGCAGAGGCCCCACCGGCCTACGAGGAATCCAGACCAGCGTGGTCGCCACTGCAAAGCCTGAGCGCAACGCCAGGCCACGCGCGGGGCACGGTCATCAGACAGACCCTTGCTCTCTCGGGAGAAGCCTGCTGA